The genomic interval CCCTGCCGGTCGCAATTCCGGCCATACAACCGCGCCTACGCCTATCGGGGACTAATCGCCTCGGCTTTCAGCCTTCCATGGCGATCAGCGTCAGTTCCGGCATTGAAGCGAGATAGCTCAAATCGCTGCGCACATAGGAGAGTTCCGCTTCCATGACAGAGTGTTGGCGTGCAACACCTTGCTCGGCTTGTATGGCGAGGCGGGATGCAACCAGTTGACGCTGTTGATTAAGGAACAACCCAAGCAACGTCGCCATGATAGCGATCAGAATAAACAGAAATCCAAGGTATCGTTGCCACATACCTAGTGGTCCAACTCCTGCCGGCCATCAGTGGCTTTGACGTGTTCTCTAAAGACCACTACGGCACCCGTAATTTGATCCCCTTCGAAGATCGGTGTACTGACATATTCTGTTGCAATACTGCTGCCATCCTTGCGCCAGAACAGCTCATCCGTTCCCCTATGTACGACCCCGGATAACAGTGCGGCGGTAATGGGGCACTCAGACACAGGAAATGGGCTGCCATCTGGATGGCTATGGTGCCATGTCGAATGGCTGTCATGCCCAATCAACTCTTCCACCTCATAACCTAAGAGGCTTGCCGCAGCGGGATTAACGAAGCTATGCTTGCCCTCTTTATCCAACCCAAAAATACCGTCACCGGCAATATCGAGTATCAGGCTTTTCTGACTTTTTTCAGCCTTGAGTTCATGTTCCAGTGCCTTAAGGTCGGCGATATCATCAAACACCCCGACCAGATATTTGATATTAAGTTTTTCATCCCGCACAGCACTCAACGTAAGCTGTACCCATGTGCTCCCGCCATGGCGGGACTTGATTTGAGTCTGCACCATAAACTGACTGGTGTCACCGCGGCGCATCAATTCAAAACGAGCGGTTACGGCAGGTAGGTTTTCTGCATGAAGTAGGTCGGTAACATTGATCCGACGCAGCTCCACTTCACTGTAACCACTGATTTGGGAGAGACGGTGATTGGCCTTTATTATCGCACCGGTGGGAGTAGCAAAGACAAAACCCACCGCAACTTGCTGGAACAGAGAACGAAACTGCTCTTCACTCTCCACCATGGACTCACGTTGACGGTGCAACCGACGGTTGAGTCGAACTACATTTGCAATTAGGGCGCTCTGGGTGATCAGTACCACTAATAAGATAAGGATCCAGTACCAGTAACGTTGCAGAACCGACAGCAGGCTGACCTCGCTATCTCGGCCATAAGGTGGCAGATCCATCGCCTTGAGAATATCATGCACTTTCTGGTAGTTCTGCGGGATGCTCCAACCACTGATCTTGGCATTAACAGCGGCTTGATCCGTCTCTTTCATCTGCAGCAGTGCCAGCGCCACTTCGCGAGACAGCTCATCCGTAACATGCTTCAATTCAGAGATAGGCCACTCCGGCACCAACTCGCTACTCAGCAGCAGTGGAAAGCCCTCTCTGCTGCGTCGATTAAGAACACGTATTGCAGCGAGATCGAGTTGACTCTCCTCTGCCATCTGAGCCTCCCCAATAAAAGTTGACACCCTGTTTACAACCAGAGGTGTCAAATGAGAAAGAACCATTCAATCGATATCAAGATACAAGCGGTACTAAAAGCGAGCAGGCCTGGCATACTTGCCAGTGAGGTTGCGGAGGAAATAGGGATACATACATTTTCTTTGTATCGCTGGAAGAAGGAATTACGAGATGCGGGGTTACTCGATAAAATGCCTGATAAAATCGATGTTCAGACAGATTTGAAGCTCAGGGAGCAACTAAAACAGTTGGAGAAGGAGAATAAGCACCTAAGGATGGAGAATGCTGTTTTAAAAAAACTCGAGGAGATGGGCGACGCCAAAAGAAAGAAGCCTTCAAAATAATAGAAGATTTAAATGATGAGTTTGGTGTATCCCCACTTTGCCTCCTGTTGGATGTGAGTCGAGGTGGATATTATGCTTGGAAGAAGCGACCTGGTTCGTTCCAGTCCGTTTACAATGGCATGATCATTGATGAAATTCTCAAGATACACCGGGAAGTCAAGGAGACTTACGGTAGTCCTAGAATGACAGTGGAACTAAAGAGTAGAGGCTTTAGTCGTTGTGAGAATACTGTCGCTAAGTTGATGAGGAAGATAGGAATTCGA from Candidatus Sedimenticola sp. (ex Thyasira tokunagai) carries:
- a CDS encoding PAS domain S-box protein → MAEESQLDLAAIRVLNRRSREGFPLLLSSELVPEWPISELKHVTDELSREVALALLQMKETDQAAVNAKISGWSIPQNYQKVHDILKAMDLPPYGRDSEVSLLSVLQRYWYWILILLVVLITQSALIANVVRLNRRLHRQRESMVESEEQFRSLFQQVAVGFVFATPTGAIIKANHRLSQISGYSEVELRRINVTDLLHAENLPAVTARFELMRRGDTSQFMVQTQIKSRHGGSTWVQLTLSAVRDEKLNIKYLVGVFDDIADLKALEHELKAEKSQKSLILDIAGDGIFGLDKEGKHSFVNPAAASLLGYEVEELIGHDSHSTWHHSHPDGSPFPVSECPITAALLSGVVHRGTDELFWRKDGSSIATEYVSTPIFEGDQITGAVVVFREHVKATDGRQELDH
- a CDS encoding transposase, with translation MRKNHSIDIKIQAVLKASRPGILASEVAEEIGIHTFSLYRWKKELRDAGLLDKMPDKIDVQTDLKLREQLKQLEKENKHLRMENAVLKKLEEMGDAKRKKPSK